The genomic window ACTTATAGGATTTCTTTTATATCCAAGTTCTTCACATGCTTTTAATACTTTTTCTTTAGTTTCTTCATTTACACTACCCGTACCATTTAATGCCCTGGCTACAGTTGTTCTGGAAATATTAAGCTTTTTTGCAATGTCTTCTTGTCTTATCAAAAGCCTCTCCTCCCAACCCTTTCTTTCCATTTTATGTATTAATAGTAACATTTTACAATAACATTTTCAATTAATATATTACATCTTATTAATACAAATTTATACAAATAATTAAATAATAAACTTTAAAGTTTATGTTTTTCAACATAAATTTTTCTTATATATAGATAAGGAAAAGATCTAAAAATACAATTTGTTATTTTTTTAATCATTATTAATTTATTCATAATTTACATAATAAAAAGCAACTAGTAAGATTAAATATTCTTATTAGCTGCTCTTTCATCTATTATTTTACTATTAATTTTTCTAACTAAATTATTTTAAAATACTATATATACTATTAATTTTTATTTTATCTCTATTATTTTAGGTAACTATATCTATAATAATCTCAATTAAAGCTTCAATACTCTCAAATATTATAGGCATTATTGAAAATTTTTTCTCATTTTTATTATCTTCTTTTAAAAATCTACTTTCTACTTTAATTGTTCTAGGTTTTAATTCTTGATACTCTGAATTATATCTATAAGCTTCTTCATAACTTTTAACTTCTCTATATAAAATTTTACTTTGATTATAAGCATTATTATACATTTTTTCTAAATCCCCCTCTATAAAAATATTATTTATACTAATTATATTATAAATAATAATGGGTAAAACTGCTATTAGTTTTACCCATTATTTAACACTATCTCTTTCTATTAATTTAGTTTTTAACTTTATAATTTGATTTTTATCTGAACCACCTATTATTTCTATAAGAAGCTTAAAAGCCTCTTCTCCCATACTATATATAGGTTGAGCTATTGTTGTAAGCTCTGGTTCTGAAAGTGATGAAATATTAATATTATCATATCCTAATATAGATATATCATCAGGAATTTTATAACCATTTCTTATTAAATATTTCATTCCTCCTAATGCCATTACATCACTACTATAAAATATAGCATCAATATATTTTGATCTTAAAAGTAACTCTTCTGTTGCCTTCATTCCACCTTCTATAGAAAACTCACTTTCACATATTATATCTGGATTATAAACACCTAACTTCTTTGCTATATTTTTATAACTCTCATTTCTTATTTTAGATATTTGAAATTTAGGTTCTCCTGCTACAAATGCTATTTGTCTCTTCCCCTTGTTAAAAAGATAATTTACACCTAATTCAATTCCTTGTTCATTATCACATAAGACTCCACTATATTTTTCTATAGTTTCTATCTCTCTATCTATAACTACAAATGGTACTCTATTACTTCTTAATATATTAAGACTATCTTCACTATTTCCACCAGAAGCAAATATAACTCCATCTACAAGTTTGCTTACTAATAATCTTATATACCTTTCTTCTTTTTCGTCTTTATTATATGAATTACATAAGATTACATTATATCCAAGTGACTCAGCATTTTCTTCTATTGCCTTTGCCATTTCTGAAAAAAATGGATTTTCTATATCAGGTAATATAATCCCAATAGTATTAGTTTTTCTTGTACTTAAACTTCTTGCTACGCTATTAGGTACGTAGTTTAATCTCTTTGCAATTTCAAAAATATTTTTTCTTGTTTCATTACTTACACTAATTTGCTTATTATTTAAAACCTTAGAAACTGTAGTCTTTGAAACATTAGCTTCTTTAGCAATATCACTCATTGTTACATTCCTCATAAAACACCCCATATTATATAAGTATTTCCTTTTTGTCATTTGTACTATCCAATTATATCACATATTATAAATATAGTTGTGCTTTATTACTTATATAATTTCTATAAATCTTCTTTTATAAGTATTTTTAATGATGCTGGAATCTCTTTATCAACTTTTTCTCCACTATCTATTTTTTTAGATATATCTACTCCCAAAGCCCCTATTACATCTGGTTGTTGAGCTACAGTCGCAGTCATATCTCCTTTTAAAATTGCATCTTCTGCATCAGCATTACCATCAAATCCGATTAAAATAACTTTTTTATTAGCAGTTTTTATAGCTTTTGCTGCGCCTAATGCCATCTCATCATTATGTGCAAAAACCACATCAAATTCCGGTATTGCTTGTATTATATTCTCCATAACTTGAAGTCCCTTTTGCCTATCAAAATCTGCTGATTGACTTGATACTATTTCTATATTACTATTGGAATTTACTATATCATTGAATCCTTTTCCTCTATCTCTAGTTGCAGATGCACCAGGTACACCTTGTATTTCTATAGCCTTTATATGTTCTTTATCTTTTAGTTTTTCTAGGGCAAACTCTGCTGCCATATTTCCACCCTTTACATTATCTGATGCTATATGACTAGTAACTTCACCTTCATTAGCTTGCCTATCTAATGTTATAACTGGTACTTTTTTTTCATTAGCTACTTTAATTGATGTAGAAACAGCATCACTATCTGTAGGATTTATAAGTAATGTAATTACTCCTGATTCTATTAAATCCTCAACATTTGCTCTTTCTTTAGCAGGGTCATTTTGTGAATCTAAAACTATTAATTTATACCCTAGCTCCTCTGCTCTTTTTTCTGCTCCATCTTTCATAGATACAAAGAATGGATTATTTAATGTTGAAAGTACCATACCTATTTTCTTCTTTTCTTCTTTTCTTGAACATCCTGCAAATATACTAATACTTAATGCACTTACTAAAGATATAGCTAATATTTTTAAAGCTTTTCTTTTCATATTTATCACTCCTTATATTTACATTATGTTATTTTCTTCTATCTCT from Clostridium septicum includes these protein-coding regions:
- a CDS encoding LacI family DNA-binding transcriptional regulator produces the protein MRNVTMSDIAKEANVSKTTVSKVLNNKQISVSNETRKNIFEIAKRLNYVPNSVARSLSTRKTNTIGIILPDIENPFFSEMAKAIEENAESLGYNVILCNSYNKDEKEERYIRLLVSKLVDGVIFASGGNSEDSLNILRSNRVPFVVIDREIETIEKYSGVLCDNEQGIELGVNYLFNKGKRQIAFVAGEPKFQISKIRNESYKNIAKKLGVYNPDIICESEFSIEGGMKATEELLLRSKYIDAIFYSSDVMALGGMKYLIRNGYKIPDDISILGYDNINISSLSEPELTTIAQPIYSMGEEAFKLLIEIIGGSDKNQIIKLKTKLIERDSVK
- the rbsB gene encoding ribose ABC transporter substrate-binding protein RbsB, which translates into the protein MKRKALKILAISLVSALSISIFAGCSRKEEKKKIGMVLSTLNNPFFVSMKDGAEKRAEELGYKLIVLDSQNDPAKERANVEDLIESGVITLLINPTDSDAVSTSIKVANEKKVPVITLDRQANEGEVTSHIASDNVKGGNMAAEFALEKLKDKEHIKAIEIQGVPGASATRDRGKGFNDIVNSNSNIEIVSSQSADFDRQKGLQVMENIIQAIPEFDVVFAHNDEMALGAAKAIKTANKKVILIGFDGNADAEDAILKGDMTATVAQQPDVIGALGVDISKKIDSGEKVDKEIPASLKILIKEDL